In Terrirubrum flagellatum, a genomic segment contains:
- a CDS encoding carbohydrate ABC transporter permease: protein MANSSAPRLATALGKIFAVTVILIWSIGPIALIFVASLTHERDIFAAARTAWRPTFENFIMLWRKWGDFFAGLTNSLIIAAGATLLAVAVSTLAGFGYSRWRSRFLSGSAFALIALRLLPPIVTTLPLFPVVNALRLNDTHAVLIILYAAFFVSLGTMVMRTFIDQIPRELDEAAAMDGATQFQILRKVILPLCGQGMVAVAIFVIVFAWNEFLFAFIFTTKWAKTAPLVMSEMIGSLDGVEWGVLFAATITQLLPVLLFVILSQRHLIEGLTAGATKG from the coding sequence GTGGCGAATAGCTCCGCGCCCCGCCTCGCGACCGCGCTCGGCAAGATATTCGCCGTCACGGTGATTCTCATCTGGTCGATTGGGCCGATCGCGCTGATCTTTGTCGCCTCGCTCACCCACGAGCGCGACATATTCGCCGCGGCGCGCACGGCCTGGCGGCCGACATTCGAAAACTTCATCATGCTCTGGCGGAAATGGGGCGACTTCTTCGCCGGCCTGACCAACAGCCTCATCATCGCCGCCGGCGCGACCTTGCTTGCGGTGGCGGTCTCGACGCTTGCCGGCTTCGGCTATTCGCGCTGGCGCAGCCGCTTCCTCTCCGGCTCCGCCTTCGCGCTCATCGCGCTGCGTCTCCTGCCGCCGATCGTGACGACGCTGCCATTGTTTCCCGTCGTCAACGCGCTGCGCCTCAACGACACGCACGCCGTCCTGATCATTCTTTACGCCGCCTTCTTCGTCTCGCTCGGCACGATGGTGATGCGCACCTTCATCGATCAGATTCCGCGCGAGCTCGACGAGGCCGCCGCCATGGACGGCGCGACGCAATTTCAGATTCTGCGAAAGGTCATCCTGCCGCTCTGCGGACAGGGCATGGTCGCCGTCGCCATCTTCGTCATTGTCTTCGCCTGGAACGAGTTCCTGTTCGCCTTCATCTTCACAACGAAATGGGCGAAGACCGCGCCGCTGGTGATGTCCGAAATGATCGGCTCGCTCGACGGGGTCGAATGGGGCGTGCTGTTCGCCGCCACCATCACGCAACTCCTTCCCGTTCTCCTCTTCGTCATTCTCTCGCAGCGACATCTCATCGAAGGTCTCACCGCCGGCGCCACGAAAGGCTGA
- a CDS encoding sugar ABC transporter permease: MSAISGAVSDNRRALPFVAPALILIGAVILLPAFYVLYLSFNESTFGRAPTFVGFANYARILADPYFWRALLNTAVVVLIVVHVELALALGMALLFASGLPFRKWLIAAVLAPYAVSEVGAVVMWRTIFDPDAGVMTRLLESLGLPTLEWSVWPSHGLALVAILSIWLHLPFTFIILYAARLGLPAEIYEAARIDGAGPLQIFRRVTFPLLIPAMLVAMLFRYIFAFRLFSEVWLLTQGGPARTTEVVAVYLYLEAFRYNNFGVATATGWLMVLASLLLASFYLRRIYKEMFARGE, encoded by the coding sequence ATGTCCGCCATCTCAGGAGCTGTTTCCGACAACCGTCGCGCGCTGCCTTTTGTCGCGCCGGCGCTCATCCTCATCGGCGCGGTGATCCTGCTGCCGGCGTTCTATGTGCTCTATCTCTCGTTCAACGAGTCGACCTTCGGCCGCGCGCCCACATTCGTCGGCTTCGCGAACTACGCCAGGATTCTCGCTGATCCCTATTTCTGGCGCGCGCTCCTCAACACCGCTGTTGTCGTGCTCATCGTCGTGCATGTGGAGCTGGCGCTGGCGCTCGGCATGGCGCTTCTGTTTGCGAGCGGCCTTCCCTTTCGCAAATGGTTGATCGCCGCAGTGCTCGCCCCCTATGCGGTGAGCGAGGTCGGCGCCGTCGTCATGTGGCGCACCATCTTCGACCCTGATGCCGGCGTCATGACGCGATTGCTTGAATCGCTCGGGTTGCCGACGCTTGAATGGTCGGTGTGGCCGAGCCATGGGCTCGCGCTCGTCGCCATTCTCTCGATCTGGCTGCACCTGCCCTTCACCTTCATCATTCTCTATGCGGCGCGGCTTGGGCTCCCGGCGGAAATCTACGAAGCCGCGCGCATCGACGGCGCCGGCCCGCTGCAGATTTTCAGGCGCGTGACCTTTCCATTGCTCATTCCCGCGATGCTGGTCGCGATGCTGTTCCGCTATATCTTCGCCTTCCGCCTGTTCTCGGAAGTATGGCTGCTGACGCAGGGCGGACCGGCGCGCACGACTGAAGTGGTCGCCGTCTATCTCTATCTCGAAGCCTTCCGCTACAATAATTTCGGCGTCGCCACGGCGACCGGCTGGCTGATGGTGCTGGCGTCGCTGCTGCTCGCCTCCTTCTATCTCCGTCGCATCTACAAGGAGATGTTCGCCCGTGGCGAATAG
- a CDS encoding mandelate racemase/muconate lactonizing enzyme family protein — translation MPHKRPPRTVVSVRTHPLRATLPRAQRTSQGDWAAIEIAIVEIETSDGLIGVGECLARRGAASYAAFIETVFAPLLVGEDPADRRRLWSRMRGVLTGRTGGMLIEAIAGVDIALWDIAGQAAQTSISKLLGGVGRTEIDAYASSINWSDDATVEEEIAAAIATGFRRIKIKTGRPLDAAIARAKLARRLAGDSIGFSVDANWAYDIDDAIIVGRALADLGYEWFEEPIRPEDRKGYRILREKLPIRLAAGESDFTAIDAIEMLEDRSLGLIQPDVARSGGITETWRIAELAQSFNVAYAPHVGWSGAVCVAASLQLAGAAENCRVFECMVYDNPLRQSLLKTPVGDPADMREGRLPIPDGPGLGVTLDRDALREFRIK, via the coding sequence ATGCCCCATAAACGGCCGCCTAGGACTGTTGTCTCTGTCCGCACCCACCCCCTTCGGGCGACGCTTCCCCGTGCTCAGCGGACCTCCCAGGGCGACTGGGCGGCCATTGAAATCGCCATCGTCGAGATCGAGACGAGCGACGGGCTGATCGGCGTCGGCGAATGCCTCGCCCGGCGCGGCGCGGCCTCCTATGCCGCCTTCATCGAAACCGTGTTCGCGCCGCTCCTTGTCGGAGAGGATCCGGCTGACCGCCGCCGTCTCTGGAGCCGCATGCGCGGCGTGCTCACCGGCCGCACCGGCGGCATGCTCATCGAGGCGATCGCGGGCGTCGACATCGCGTTGTGGGACATCGCGGGACAGGCGGCGCAGACCTCGATCAGCAAGCTGCTCGGCGGCGTCGGCCGCACGGAGATCGACGCCTACGCCTCCTCCATCAACTGGTCCGATGACGCGACGGTGGAGGAGGAAATCGCCGCCGCCATCGCGACCGGCTTCCGGCGCATCAAGATCAAGACCGGGCGTCCGCTCGACGCCGCGATCGCGCGCGCGAAACTCGCGCGCCGGCTCGCCGGCGATTCGATTGGCTTCTCCGTCGACGCCAACTGGGCGTACGACATCGATGACGCAATTATCGTCGGCCGCGCGCTCGCCGATCTCGGCTATGAATGGTTCGAGGAGCCGATCAGGCCGGAGGATCGCAAGGGCTATCGCATCCTGCGCGAGAAACTGCCGATCCGACTTGCGGCGGGAGAGAGCGATTTCACCGCGATCGACGCCATCGAGATGCTGGAGGATCGTTCGCTCGGCCTGATCCAGCCCGATGTGGCGCGCTCCGGCGGAATCACCGAGACATGGCGCATCGCCGAACTCGCGCAGAGCTTCAATGTCGCCTACGCCCCGCATGTGGGATGGTCGGGCGCCGTCTGTGTCGCCGCGAGCCTGCAACTCGCGGGCGCTGCGGAGAACTGCCGCGTGTTCGAATGCATGGTCTATGACAATCCTCTGCGGCAATCGCTTTTGAAGACTCCGGTCGGCGATCCCGCGGACATGCGCGAGGGTCGCTTGCCGATCCCCGACGGGCCCGGCCTCGGCGTCACGCTTGATCGCGATGCGCTTAGAGAATTCCGGATCAAGTGA
- a CDS encoding FadR/GntR family transcriptional regulator → MQQDEIDILSVRPGARPAWAGAAGEIAPTRLGDAVIDRLTSAILEGHLKPGDALPSEAQIASTFGVSKPIAREALRELAAMGVVQVQQGKISRVRAIDSEPLSRFYRFAMARTERGLHEAVELRRLLEPPIARFAAQRRTEPELAELRAIMRRMNDALGDIPGWIEVDLAFHRHLATMAHNGLLSLQMQGLEPIVREMMEAFNARSARTGADWSATFARHALLADAIEAGDADAAERASRAHFAAADQAIAEIFGSAKSD, encoded by the coding sequence ATGCAGCAAGACGAGATCGACATTCTCTCCGTCCGCCCCGGGGCGCGGCCCGCCTGGGCCGGCGCGGCTGGTGAGATTGCGCCGACCCGCCTTGGCGACGCGGTTATCGACCGGCTGACATCAGCCATTCTCGAAGGTCATTTGAAGCCCGGCGACGCGCTGCCGTCCGAGGCGCAGATCGCCTCGACCTTCGGCGTGTCGAAGCCGATCGCGCGCGAAGCCTTGCGCGAACTGGCGGCGATGGGCGTCGTGCAGGTGCAGCAGGGCAAGATCAGCCGCGTGCGCGCGATCGATTCAGAGCCGCTGTCGCGCTTCTATCGTTTCGCCATGGCGCGCACCGAGCGCGGCCTGCATGAAGCCGTGGAATTGCGTCGTCTTCTTGAGCCGCCGATTGCGCGTTTCGCCGCGCAGCGCCGCACGGAGCCTGAACTCGCCGAGCTGCGCGCGATCATGCGGCGCATGAACGACGCGCTAGGCGATATTCCCGGTTGGATCGAAGTCGATCTCGCCTTTCACCGCCATCTCGCGACGATGGCGCATAACGGATTGCTCTCGCTGCAGATGCAGGGGCTCGAACCGATCGTGCGCGAGATGATGGAGGCGTTCAATGCGCGCTCGGCGCGCACCGGCGCCGACTGGAGCGCGACGTTCGCGCGCCATGCGCTGCTCGCTGACGCGATCGAAGCCGGCGACGCCGACGCGGCCGAACGCGCCTCGCGCGCGCATTTCGCCGCCGCCGATCAGGCGATCGCCGAAATCTTCGGGAGCGCCAAGTCAGACTGA
- a CDS encoding ABC transporter substrate-binding protein, producing the protein MSRRAVAQTAPLQVFAHRVHKTVTAGQGGDATSAWTKAMNVNVEWTTFDTGPLQERLFREAALTETLIDVGFILNTQAVPKTAALFEPLDAFLKKDPIEAPDDVFPGLMRGMSVGGAALAIPFRHASSGLHWNTEILAERGFKNPPTTMEEMIEIAKGATYRRGDGTPCVGLLMPGVTYPNVVDLARAWDGDFITMDYKVTADQPGMLNAIKLLRELFEKGAFPRNFATIGTEEVNVWMQQGRAAMCLNSMGRNRIYNDPDKSKFPGKIITGAVPITAALKSKYPVAPAKVEFWGMAIPKNSKRKDLAWSFIKSMISREATLRMALNGNGPVRSSTYDDESFRKTVPYADAERDVLKVARVPLPAFDEAARAGDIFKEEAEAAVLGMKTPEAAMAAVVQRVKPLLPA; encoded by the coding sequence ATGTCCCGGCGCGCTGTCGCGCAGACCGCGCCTTTGCAGGTGTTCGCGCATCGCGTTCATAAAACGGTCACTGCGGGACAGGGCGGCGACGCCACGTCAGCTTGGACCAAAGCAATGAACGTCAATGTGGAATGGACGACGTTCGACACCGGCCCGTTACAGGAGCGGCTGTTTCGCGAAGCGGCGCTGACGGAAACATTGATCGATGTCGGCTTCATTCTCAACACGCAGGCCGTGCCGAAGACGGCTGCCCTGTTCGAGCCGCTCGACGCCTTTCTGAAAAAAGATCCGATCGAAGCGCCCGATGATGTGTTTCCCGGCCTGATGAGGGGCATGTCGGTCGGCGGCGCGGCGCTGGCGATCCCGTTCCGCCATGCATCGTCGGGCCTGCACTGGAACACTGAGATTCTCGCCGAGCGCGGATTTAAAAATCCGCCGACGACGATGGAGGAAATGATCGAGATCGCGAAGGGCGCGACCTACAGGCGCGGCGACGGCACGCCCTGCGTCGGGCTCCTGATGCCGGGCGTGACCTATCCCAACGTGGTCGATCTCGCGCGCGCCTGGGACGGCGATTTCATCACCATGGATTACAAGGTGACGGCGGATCAGCCGGGCATGCTGAACGCCATCAAGCTGTTGCGCGAATTGTTCGAGAAGGGCGCGTTCCCGCGCAATTTCGCGACGATCGGCACGGAAGAAGTGAATGTCTGGATGCAGCAGGGGCGCGCCGCCATGTGCCTCAACAGCATGGGCCGCAACCGGATTTATAACGATCCCGACAAGAGCAAATTCCCGGGAAAGATCATCACCGGCGCCGTGCCGATCACCGCCGCGCTGAAAAGCAAATATCCGGTGGCGCCGGCGAAGGTCGAGTTCTGGGGCATGGCGATTCCGAAGAACTCCAAACGCAAGGATCTCGCCTGGAGCTTCATCAAATCGATGATCTCCAGAGAAGCCACGCTGCGTATGGCGCTCAACGGCAACGGCCCGGTGCGCTCCTCGACCTATGACGATGAATCCTTCCGCAAGACGGTGCCTTACGCCGACGCCGAGCGCGATGTGCTGAAGGTGGCGCGCGTGCCGTTGCCGGCTTTCGACGAGGCGGCGCGCGCCGGCGACATCTTCAAGGAAGAAGCCGAGGCCGCCGTGCTCGGTATGAAGACGCCGGAGGCGGCGATGGCGGCCGTCGTGCAGCGCGTGAAACCGCTGCTGCCGGCATAA
- a CDS encoding ABC transporter substrate-binding protein translates to MSTLLHSRRGALALGGASLASLIAGGRAFAQALELTVFGHRVHQACATAGPGGDATEAFRKQANAAINWTTLGDNNAIAERLLRELSLSSTSFDVAYLLNGRAVPKNLRLLEPLDAFQKEAPIESIEDFAPGLMAPLKLDGALHGIPVRHATNVILYNEAIFEEKGVKLPTSFEEVIDAARKLTFKRDDGTQVYGLAFTPVFASNFLTFSRALGGDYMTIDRKIVAAEAPMVNTLKTFADLFKAGAIPRNVATLSNEEVTTMMQQGRAAMTINPTARLVSYNNPQQSKYPGKLRAFVPPMAKELQGKTAYAPTVEFWALTIPANSRNKRKAWDLVAALSSKAGTTAMALNGNGPTRISTYQDAKFRQMIPYADIEAAAVGAARIHLPAFDEQARAHDIFVEESQAAMLGMKPADQAMADAVKRVQPLVGA, encoded by the coding sequence ATGAGCACCCTTCTTCATTCCCGTCGCGGCGCGCTGGCGCTTGGCGGCGCATCGCTCGCTTCGCTGATAGCGGGCGGCCGCGCTTTCGCGCAGGCGCTGGAGCTGACCGTCTTCGGCCATCGCGTGCATCAGGCGTGCGCCACAGCAGGGCCGGGTGGAGACGCGACCGAAGCGTTCCGCAAGCAGGCCAACGCCGCGATCAACTGGACGACGCTGGGCGACAACAACGCCATCGCCGAGCGGCTGCTGCGCGAATTGTCATTGAGCTCGACTTCGTTCGACGTCGCCTATCTCCTGAATGGGCGCGCGGTGCCGAAGAATCTGAGGTTGCTCGAACCGCTCGATGCGTTCCAGAAGGAAGCGCCCATCGAATCGATTGAGGATTTCGCACCGGGCCTGATGGCGCCGCTCAAGCTCGATGGCGCGCTACACGGAATCCCGGTGCGGCACGCGACCAATGTGATCCTCTATAACGAGGCCATCTTTGAAGAGAAGGGCGTCAAGCTGCCGACGAGCTTCGAGGAGGTGATCGACGCCGCGCGCAAGCTGACATTCAAGCGCGACGACGGAACGCAGGTCTATGGCTTGGCCTTCACGCCCGTCTTCGCCTCGAACTTTCTCACCTTTTCCCGCGCGCTTGGCGGCGACTACATGACGATCGATCGCAAGATCGTGGCGGCGGAAGCGCCGATGGTGAACACGCTGAAGACTTTCGCCGATCTGTTCAAGGCCGGAGCCATTCCGCGCAATGTCGCGACGCTCTCCAACGAGGAAGTCACGACGATGATGCAGCAGGGCCGCGCTGCGATGACGATCAATCCGACCGCGCGCCTCGTCTCCTACAACAATCCGCAGCAGTCGAAATATCCGGGCAAGCTTAGGGCGTTCGTGCCGCCGATGGCGAAGGAGTTGCAGGGCAAAACGGCCTATGCGCCGACTGTCGAATTCTGGGCGCTGACGATCCCCGCGAATTCGCGCAACAAGCGCAAAGCGTGGGACCTCGTCGCCGCGCTGTCGTCGAAGGCGGGAACGACCGCGATGGCGCTCAACGGCAACGGTCCAACGCGCATCTCGACCTATCAGGACGCGAAATTCCGGCAGATGATTCCCTACGCCGATATCGAAGCGGCGGCGGTCGGCGCGGCGCGCATCCATCTCCCGGCGTTCGACGAGCAGGCGCGCGCGCATGACATCTTCGTTGAGGAAAGCCAGGCGGCGATGCTCGGCATGAAGCCCGCCGATCAGGCGATGGCGGACGCGGTGAAGCGCGTGCAGCCGCTGGTCGGCGCTTAG